In Virgibacillus sp. NKC19-16, a single genomic region encodes these proteins:
- a CDS encoding ArsB/NhaD family transporter: protein MDIILATTIFLVSYFFIMTDRINRAVVALSGGTLLLLTGIYTVDDVFLNYIDWNTIALLFSMMVLISITEKTGLFSFIAIRFAQKVRGSPIPLLIGASVLTAIGSALLDNVTTVLIFVPIMLKITKMLQLPSFPFLLAIIFSSNIGGTATLIGDPPNIMIGQAVEHLTFSSFLIHLAPLALIMFTVMLVVIYFLFRNSLRHLEINSDELMAINAEEHLIKSPMLYKSITVLIMTITGFLMHAFLHIELTVIALSGAILLLLLTERELSTEHIFEKVEWVTLFFFIGLFVLVGGLQEVGIIDEMARAIVLTTDGDYSNTALLILWVSGLFSGVVDNIPFVAAMIPVVQEFESYGMMYLDPIWWSLALGACLGGNATLVGASANVVVAGLAEGAKQKISFIRFMLYGVPFVLLSLVIASIYVYLRYLLPYMGQA, encoded by the coding sequence ATGGATATAATTCTTGCAACGACTATTTTCCTGGTCAGTTATTTTTTCATTATGACTGATAGGATAAATAGGGCCGTTGTGGCACTTTCAGGTGGAACGTTGCTATTACTTACAGGGATTTATACCGTAGATGATGTTTTTTTGAATTATATTGATTGGAATACAATTGCATTATTATTTTCTATGATGGTGTTGATTTCTATTACCGAGAAAACCGGGCTCTTCAGTTTTATTGCCATTCGTTTTGCGCAAAAGGTTCGAGGATCTCCCATACCATTACTGATTGGAGCGAGTGTGTTAACAGCGATTGGATCAGCATTATTAGATAATGTGACAACAGTTTTAATATTTGTTCCGATTATGTTAAAAATAACAAAAATGCTTCAATTACCATCATTCCCCTTTTTATTAGCCATTATTTTTAGTTCGAATATTGGCGGGACAGCTACATTAATTGGCGATCCACCAAATATTATGATTGGTCAAGCTGTGGAGCATCTGACATTTTCATCATTTTTAATTCATCTGGCGCCACTTGCACTGATTATGTTTACGGTGATGCTGGTAGTCATTTACTTTCTTTTCCGTAACTCATTACGTCATCTGGAAATAAATAGTGATGAATTAATGGCGATTAATGCCGAGGAACATCTGATCAAATCACCAATGCTTTACAAGTCGATAACTGTTTTAATCATGACGATAACTGGATTTCTCATGCACGCCTTTCTACATATCGAATTAACGGTAATTGCGTTGTCAGGTGCAATTTTGCTCTTATTATTAACAGAGCGTGAACTTTCGACGGAACATATCTTTGAAAAGGTAGAGTGGGTGACATTATTTTTCTTTATTGGTCTCTTTGTATTGGTAGGGGGACTGCAGGAAGTAGGAATTATTGATGAAATGGCAAGAGCGATTGTCCTCACCACAGATGGTGACTATTCGAATACGGCATTATTGATTTTATGGGTTTCGGGCCTATTTTCAGGTGTTGTCGATAATATACCATTTGTAGCTGCGATGATCCCGGTAGTTCAAGAGTTTGAAAGTTATGGAATGATGTATTTGGATCCGATTTGGTGGTCTTTGGCATTAGGCGCATGTCTTGGGGGGAATGCGACATTGGTAGGAGCATCCGCTAATGTTGTGGTGGCAGGACTTGCAGAAGGCGCAAAGCAGAAGATCTCCTTCATTCGGTTTATGCTGTATGGCGTACCTTTCGTTTTATTATCGCTTGTTATAGCTTCTATTTATGTTTATTTGCGTTATCTATTGCCATATATGGGACAAGCCTAA